A single genomic interval of Arachis duranensis cultivar V14167 chromosome 7, aradu.V14167.gnm2.J7QH, whole genome shotgun sequence harbors:
- the LOC107496603 gene encoding uncharacterized protein LOC107496603, with product MGNVVISPPCFQPNFSTTSCCNTKPSQQVKLIFWEGTSRSINNDNKNKNKKHMVAGEIMFEFPDKVVCHADSFFIGHPIPILSFDDQLLPGQTYFVLPIDLFSSQTLSASTLAALNSSSSSSSCPKINNNRSPIKFGACPFEYIKGDNGRALIKVMPEFITSLIINNQQQKEEQEGNNNNNGSFLCSTPELQKHYEQLVMRSKEQVWSPKLETISEYKIRFSPCRFIGLEWKEKEEKHQEIFTR from the coding sequence ATGGGAAATGTAGTGATTTCTCCACCATGCTTTCAACCTAATTTTAGTACTACTAGTTGTTGCAACACAAAACCGTCACAACAAGTCAAGCTTATATTTTGGGAAGGAACATCAAGATCCATAAACAATGataacaagaacaagaacaagaaacATATGGTGGCTGGTGAGATCATGTTTGAGTTTCCAGATAAAGTTGTTTGCCATGCAGATTCATTCTTCATAGGACACCCTAttccaattttatcctttgaTGATCAACTTCTACCCGGTCAAACCTACTTTGTTCTCCCCATTGATCTCTTCTCTTCTCAAACTCTCTCAGCTTCTACCCTTGCAGCCCTAAATTcttcgtcgtcgtcgtcgtcatgccctaaaatcaataataataggTCTCCCATCAAATTTGGGGCATGCCCTTTTGAGTATATTAAGGGTGACAATGGAAGGGCTTTGATTAAGGTGATGCCGGAATTTATAACAAGTCTCAtcatcaataatcaacaacaaaaagaagaacaagaagggaataataataataatggatcTTTTCTTTGTAGTACTCCTGAATTGCAAAAGCACTATGAACAGCTTGTGATGAGGTCTAAGGAGCAGGTTTGGTCTCCTAAGCTTGAAACAATATCTGAATACAAGATTAGGTTTTCAccatgcagattcattggtttagaatggaaggaaaaagaagagaaacatCAAGAAATTTTCACTAGATAG